Proteins encoded in a region of the Rutidosis leptorrhynchoides isolate AG116_Rl617_1_P2 chromosome 9, CSIRO_AGI_Rlap_v1, whole genome shotgun sequence genome:
- the LOC139867944 gene encoding putative F-box/LRR-repeat protein At5g02930, with product MINRIQSFLPAKEAGRTCVLSKSWLHDWSTIPKNHLRFRPPLKLLSTQQLKTYSESINCTLQRWIHTVASGSSLKELYLTISVLESIALPDEIFLGENLETISVKADPYFFLYHSLLMSNNLVIKCVNLRVLELIKVTLSDETLVNLLSTCILLEKINLSNCKGLSRIKVKNLCYLPELEITPGTGDLTSEIYYVPSLHIFKHTLLCDRNNFLSVRKCERISLNG from the exons ATGATCAACCGTATCCAGTCATTTTTGCCCGCAAAAGAAGCGGGTCGTACGTGCGTGTTGTCAAAGTCATGGCTACACGATTGGTCTACCATCCCTAAGAACCACTTGAGGTTTCGCCCACCCTTAAAGCTTTTAAGCACACAACAACTAAAAACGTATTCTGAATCGATCAACTGCACTCTACAAAG atggaTCCATACAGTAGCTTCTGGAAGTAGTCTAAAAGAGCTTTACCTCACAATATCTGTTCTCGAATCTATTGCGTTGCCAGATGAGATATTCTTGGGTGAAAACCTAGAAACAATTAGTGTAAAAGCTGACCCCTATTTCTTTCTCTATCATTCTCTTTTGATGAGCAACAATCTGGTTATAAAGTGTGTCAACTTACGAGTATTAGAGTTGATCAAGGTGACGTTAAGTGATGAGACACTTGTTAACTTATTGTCTACTTGTATCTTACTTGAGAAGATTAACCTTTCAAATTGTAAAGGGTTGAGCAGAATCAAGGTGAAAAACCTATGTTATCTTCCTGAGCTAGAAATAACTCCAGGAACAGGAGATCTCACTTCAGAAATTTATTATGTCCCAAGTCTTCACATATTTAAGCACACGTTATTGTGCGATAGGAATAACTTTCTATCAGTTAGAAAGTGTGAGAGAATTAGTCTTAACGGGTGA